The genomic region GCGATAAGGACGTTATCCGCGCCGGCAGCGACAGCGCCAAGACCATGAAATGGAAGGATGCCTGCGCGCTGCTCCAGGGCCAGACCCTGAGTGTCACCGACGGCTGGGCGGAGGGCCTTTCGAGCAGCGGCGTGGCCGGGTTGCAGTTCGCCGAGGTCGAGGTGGATGTCGAAACCGGACGGATCAAACCGATCAAGATCGTGGCGGTCCAGGATTTCGGACTCTGTATCAACCGGCTCACTTCCCGCAGCCAGATCAACGGCGCGATAATCATGGGCCTGAGCTGGGCGCTGCTCGAGGACCGGACCATGGATCCTAACACCGGCACGATGGTCAATCCGAACATGGAAAACTACAAGCTGGCCGGGACGATGGAGATGCCCGAGTTCGACGTGGTTATCGACGAGCAGCCCGAGCGCGGCGTAATCGGCCTGGGTGAGCCTCCGCGAGTTCCCACGGCCGGCGCGCTGGCCAACGCGGTGTTCAACGCAATCGGCGCCAGGGTGACCAGGCTGCCGATGACGCCGGACGTGGTGCTGGAAGCTTTGAAAAAAGGAGGCGCTTGAAATGAAAGCCTTTGCCTACTATAACCCGAAAGACGTTAAAGACGCGGTAACTGTCCTGGGCCGCGGCGGGGGCGGAAGCCTCGCCATTGCCGGGGGAACCGATCTGCTCGGCGAAATGAAAAACGGCTACGTCTCACCGGAGCGGGTCGTGAATCTCAAGTCGATCAAGGGACTCGACCGGATCCGCTCCGGCGGCGACGGTTTGAGGATCGGCGCGCTTGTCAAGCTGGCCGAACTCGCCGGAGACAAAAATGTCCGCGAAACCTACGCCGGTCTGGCCCAGGCCGCGGAAAGCGTGGGCAGTCCGCAATTGCGCAACATGGGTACCCTGGGCGGAAATATCTGCCAGCGGCCCCGCTGCTGGTACTATCGCGGCAAGGAATACAACTGCATCCGCAAGGGCGGCGGGACCTGTTTCGCAGTCAGCGGCCGTAACAAGTACCACTGCGTCATCGAGGGCGGGCCCTGCTTTATCGTCCACCCCAGCGACACGGCGGTGATGCTCGAGGCGATGGGCGCCAGCGTGACC from Candidatus Glassbacteria bacterium harbors:
- a CDS encoding xanthine dehydrogenase family protein subunit M: MKAFAYYNPKDVKDAVTVLGRGGGGSLAIAGGTDLLGEMKNGYVSPERVVNLKSIKGLDRIRSGGDGLRIGALVKLAELAGDKNVRETYAGLAQAAESVGSPQLRNMGTLGGNICQRPRCWYYRGKEYNCIRKGGGTCFAVSGRNKYHCVIEGGPCFIVHPSDTAVMLEAMGASVTIQGKSGQRDVKLDDFFVLPTADPIFENILQPGEIITEIKVPKPAAGEASCYLKFKERGSRDFALVSAGVVMVMNGDTCTRASVVLGGVSPAPYRATGAETALSGNRVTAASVTAACDAALAGADPMDENAYKLDLAATMIKRAVLRASDVDV
- a CDS encoding xanthine dehydrogenase family protein molybdopterin-binding subunit; its protein translation is KAPGSGNGPKKRGVGVGVCRWGGGGARSTRVTVEIFPDGRVTASTGTQDLGTGVRTMIHQITADTLGISMDWVTPRIGRSIYPFSTASGGSITTGSVTPAVKNTCDSARNQLYEKVAAALGVAASDLVGDKDVIRAGSDSAKTMKWKDACALLQGQTLSVTDGWAEGLSSSGVAGLQFAEVEVDVETGRIKPIKIVAVQDFGLCINRLTSRSQINGAIIMGLSWALLEDRTMDPNTGTMVNPNMENYKLAGTMEMPEFDVVIDEQPERGVIGLGEPPRVPTAGALANAVFNAIGARVTRLPMTPDVVLEALKKGGA